One window of Paenibacillus sp. FSL K6-3182 genomic DNA carries:
- a CDS encoding sugar ABC transporter permease — MNTQLSPSIAKPKQKSALRVKWNRFWREMRRDAFCYLFLAPFLICFLMFIVIPVVMAATLGFTSYDGFGSLHFIGVRNYISLFTQDIIFLTKAIPNTFLFALIVGPGGYVLAFLFAWLIHQLPIRIRDYYTLAFYAPSMAGGVALSVVWIATFSGDRVGYFNNFLLKMGWIDSPTIWLQDPKYLLNIMIIVSLWVSFSVGFLAMLAGLQTVNRELYEAGRIDGISSRLQEVFYITIPSMKPQMLFSAVMSIVGTLKAGGISTQLTGMAITPSYSGHLIINHIDDYAFIRFELGYASSVSVMLLIISYFAMRFAYRLFGSKEEL, encoded by the coding sequence ATGAATACGCAGCTTTCTCCCAGCATAGCTAAGCCGAAGCAGAAATCCGCTTTGCGTGTGAAATGGAATCGCTTTTGGCGGGAAATGAGACGTGATGCTTTTTGTTATCTGTTTCTTGCGCCGTTTCTCATTTGCTTCCTAATGTTTATCGTCATTCCGGTTGTTATGGCAGCGACACTTGGATTTACGTCTTATGACGGCTTTGGTTCGCTTCATTTTATCGGAGTACGAAATTACATCAGCTTGTTCACACAGGACATTATTTTTCTAACTAAAGCAATTCCGAATACGTTTTTGTTCGCGTTAATCGTAGGGCCGGGAGGTTATGTTTTAGCTTTCCTGTTCGCTTGGCTCATTCATCAGCTGCCGATTCGCATTCGTGATTACTACACGCTTGCGTTTTATGCACCGTCTATGGCTGGCGGCGTCGCGTTATCCGTCGTTTGGATTGCGACGTTCAGCGGTGACCGCGTCGGTTATTTTAACAATTTTTTGCTTAAGATGGGCTGGATCGACAGTCCGACGATTTGGCTGCAGGACCCTAAATATTTGCTCAATATTATGATCATCGTATCGCTCTGGGTTAGCTTTAGCGTTGGTTTTCTCGCTATGCTGGCTGGTCTTCAGACGGTAAATCGTGAGCTGTACGAGGCTGGCCGCATAGACGGGATTTCTAGCCGCCTGCAGGAGGTTTTCTACATTACAATTCCGTCGATGAAGCCGCAAATGCTGTTCAGCGCGGTCATGTCGATCGTAGGAACGCTGAAGGCGGGAGGCATATCCACCCAGTTGACGGGGATGGCAATTACTCCTTCCTATTCAGGGCATTTGATTATTAATCATATTGACGATTACGCTTTTATCCGTTTCGAGCTCGGTTATGCATCTTCTGTCTCAGTCATGCTGCTGATCATCAGTTATTTTGCAATGAGATTTGCTTATCGGCTGTTCGGATCAAAGGAGGAGCTGTAA
- a CDS encoding carbohydrate ABC transporter permease, which yields MIRKLRRVTPFQIILVTVFTALAAFMSLPIVFILNHAFKPQNELFLFPPRFLVQNPTLRNFESLILHASNATVPFTRYLFNSLIVAGLTLFTVIIVSTMAGYVLAKYQFHFKQLILSLITLSLMFAPETVGIPRYLIISGIGINNTYFGHILPALASPIAVFMLVGFISQIPGELLEAAKIDGASHFGIFTKMVLPLSVPAIATISIFTFQGVWGDVETSTLFMQEETMRTLAFYVNSLLSGLQNSVSGQNMAAAAGLLMFVPNLIIFLLFQRRVLETMVHSGIK from the coding sequence ATGATTCGAAAACTTCGCAGAGTGACGCCGTTTCAGATCATCCTTGTTACTGTTTTTACCGCACTGGCCGCATTCATGTCGCTGCCGATCGTGTTTATTTTGAACCATGCCTTCAAGCCGCAAAATGAGCTCTTTCTTTTTCCGCCGCGATTTTTGGTGCAAAACCCAACGCTGCGCAATTTTGAATCGCTTATATTGCATGCATCAAACGCGACGGTTCCGTTTACCCGTTATTTGTTCAACAGTTTAATTGTAGCGGGACTTACGTTGTTTACGGTCATCATCGTCAGCACTATGGCAGGGTATGTGCTTGCGAAATACCAGTTTCATTTCAAGCAGCTGATTTTGTCTCTTATTACTTTATCGTTGATGTTTGCACCCGAGACCGTTGGGATTCCGAGGTACTTGATTATCAGCGGAATCGGCATCAACAATACGTATTTCGGACATATTCTTCCTGCATTAGCTTCTCCGATCGCCGTATTCATGCTGGTGGGCTTTATTTCGCAAATTCCGGGAGAACTGCTGGAAGCAGCCAAGATCGACGGGGCCAGCCACTTCGGTATTTTTACCAAAATGGTGCTTCCGCTCTCCGTTCCCGCCATTGCGACCATATCCATCTTCACATTCCAAGGCGTGTGGGGCGATGTGGAGACGTCAACATTATTTATGCAAGAGGAAACGATGAGAACGTTAGCCTTCTATGTCAATAGTCTGCTTAGCGGATTGCAAAACAGCGTATCGGGACAAAACATGGCCGCCGCTGCCGGCTTGCTCATGTTCGTACCGAACCTAATTATCTTCTTGCTCTTCCAGCGAAGAGTGCTTGAGACGATGGTCCATTCCGGAATTAAGTAA
- a CDS encoding YIP1 family protein yields MKRFLIFLLLAATSMLVAPEAIHAELPYRTAYYDSNQSTWLRIQPVYSPAETKGVRFVEPIDLQVGADDKVYVADKGANRVIVLDNDGALLQTIGEEEGAGMLSAPEGLFVTPEGVVYVADSGNQRIAVFRADGTFDREYKKPASTFLEQEHFVPVKLVVDRRGVMYVSLNSSYQGLLRMNDKGEFMGFFGANKAQQTVLNWLKKLVLNKEQLDKETASLPRPISNVAIDKDGFIFTATAAGFGQGAIRKLNAGGVDAFKNKTLVNGHGIVDVASDSKGFLYNIDMESANINIYDQNGEALFAFGFIDNATQQYGVLGFPTSIGVDSKFGVWISDSRTGTIHKFVRTEFGSDVMNALGLYLEGKYEESKPYWDRVYARNDMYNGTFQGLGKVYLHENNNEDALTFLKTAFDTKGYSKAFWQIRLEFLQQHFIWIVLGLAALLLLLRYSRMLLKKQLQRRPLPESWQRPLGDLRNLWYVMLHPYHGFYKLKEARVAPWIIIFILVSVVAVKILTIYYTGFLFHPVELSQVNLFGSLGLFVVPWVTWIIANYLVCSVKDGEGKFREVIQGSTYALAPYLFFSIPTLLLSNIVTLDERVIVDSLNTVMFLWMGVMLIVMTQVIHNFDFVETLKNIAITIFTIGTIWLFAFLVFGLSYNLYDFFYQLYKEVTFYG; encoded by the coding sequence ATGAAGAGATTTCTAATATTCCTGCTTCTTGCGGCGACCTCCATGCTTGTCGCACCAGAAGCGATACACGCGGAGCTTCCCTATCGAACGGCCTACTATGACAGCAATCAATCGACTTGGCTGCGTATACAGCCGGTTTATTCACCAGCTGAAACGAAGGGAGTTCGCTTTGTAGAGCCGATCGATCTGCAGGTGGGCGCAGACGATAAGGTTTATGTGGCTGACAAAGGAGCAAACCGAGTTATTGTGCTTGATAATGACGGAGCGCTGCTGCAGACGATTGGCGAAGAAGAGGGAGCCGGCATGCTCAGTGCGCCGGAAGGCTTATTCGTTACGCCGGAAGGGGTCGTTTATGTAGCCGATTCGGGCAATCAGCGCATTGCTGTCTTTCGTGCCGACGGTACGTTCGACCGAGAGTACAAGAAGCCCGCATCCACTTTTCTGGAGCAGGAGCATTTTGTTCCCGTAAAGCTTGTCGTTGATCGGCGTGGCGTCATGTATGTCAGCTTGAACTCCTCTTATCAGGGCTTGCTGCGCATGAATGATAAAGGGGAATTCATGGGTTTCTTTGGTGCCAATAAAGCGCAGCAAACGGTACTCAACTGGCTGAAGAAGCTCGTTCTCAACAAGGAGCAGTTGGATAAAGAGACGGCAAGCCTCCCCCGGCCAATCTCCAATGTTGCCATTGATAAAGATGGATTTATCTTTACAGCAACGGCAGCGGGATTCGGGCAGGGCGCTATTCGCAAGCTAAATGCGGGCGGTGTCGATGCTTTTAAGAATAAAACGCTTGTTAATGGCCATGGAATCGTTGATGTTGCAAGCGATTCAAAAGGCTTCTTATACAACATTGATATGGAATCGGCCAACATTAATATTTATGACCAAAATGGCGAAGCATTGTTTGCTTTCGGGTTCATTGATAACGCAACACAGCAATATGGTGTTCTTGGATTTCCGACGAGCATTGGCGTAGATTCCAAATTCGGTGTCTGGATTTCTGACAGCCGAACAGGTACAATTCACAAATTTGTTCGCACGGAATTCGGAAGCGACGTTATGAATGCGTTGGGGCTCTATTTGGAAGGCAAATATGAAGAGAGCAAGCCTTATTGGGATCGCGTTTATGCCCGCAATGATATGTACAACGGTACTTTTCAAGGACTCGGCAAGGTGTATCTGCATGAGAATAACAATGAGGATGCGTTGACCTTCTTGAAAACAGCCTTTGATACAAAGGGCTACTCTAAAGCGTTCTGGCAAATCCGACTAGAGTTTTTGCAGCAGCATTTCATATGGATCGTTTTAGGCTTGGCAGCTCTACTTCTCTTGCTTAGGTATAGCCGAATGCTGCTTAAAAAGCAGCTACAGCGCCGCCCTTTGCCTGAATCATGGCAGCGCCCGCTTGGCGATTTGCGCAACCTTTGGTACGTCATGCTTCATCCTTATCATGGCTTTTACAAGCTGAAGGAAGCTAGAGTTGCGCCTTGGATTATTATTTTTATTTTAGTTTCGGTTGTAGCGGTGAAGATCTTAACGATTTATTACACCGGGTTTTTGTTCCATCCCGTGGAGCTCTCGCAGGTCAATCTATTTGGAAGTCTGGGATTATTCGTAGTTCCTTGGGTAACGTGGATCATCGCGAACTATCTCGTATGCAGCGTGAAGGACGGGGAAGGGAAATTCAGAGAGGTCATTCAAGGCAGCACCTATGCGCTTGCTCCGTATCTGTTCTTTTCCATTCCAACATTACTGCTGTCCAATATCGTGACGCTTGATGAGCGAGTGATCGTGGACTCATTAAACACGGTTATGTTCCTATGGATGGGTGTCATGCTGATCGTTATGACGCAGGTCATTCACAATTTCGATTTTGTGGAGACGCTCAAAAATATCGCCATCACGATCTTTACCATTGGCACGATTTGGCTGTTTGCTTTTCTCGTCTTCGGATTGTCCTACAATTTATACGATTTCTTCTATCAGCTTTACAAGGAGGTGACCTTCTATGGTTGA
- a CDS encoding DUF5696 domain-containing protein, translated as MVEFIKRTSLRVKLAAIAVCALLIIILVVILQGDELSPAQALAYTGIKERVVSKAPLYEGEAWKPQAGADGFAEALASENFALYIQPASTQIALVDKRTGYRWSSNPSEAQLSSETVKGVLLANLKSPFVLTYVRTQGKDQTIREVLNANDPKVQTTLIKTAEGLQVSYVFPEKQLGFTIQYELTAKGLKVRIPTEGIKEDGEYAVFTVDLLPYFGAASSEEDGYIFVPDGPGGLIRFDSERAGVSRGYIHQVYGLELTNTGNWTRSGERRENIAYPVFGMKRGSNAFMAVLTEGGDSANIAAMPPGLKSNMYNVFSNQIYREEYLYRMSRLAAPLKAVQKQRLDTDREVEYRFLNGDDAGYVGMAKAYRDYMTETGKLNEPLKPVEHTPLYLKIMGGNYTEAFSKIKYITATTFPQATNIVNGLLEKGVANLKVIYYGWQNQGDYDLYDRFPIEESLGGETAAKAFVSNMTKHGIDVMFEDDFVWIDSDNSDLSGKTNGIRGIDETVFVDEGWFISKPSRTVAMAYQTIEKLKEIGISGILYNWMGEMVFHDYDPSGIETRSDTIAVYDGLLEYTQKTLGTAGVYRGNDYAVGQSDFIANLPHESSYDFMVDETVPFYPIVLHGYVSYSLGDGNLRNDVETEFLKAIEYGAVPSFFLTHEDSRKLKYTAASFLFSSQYEKWTDRILKEYEAFDSLAGLYSQTIKNHEKLSENRFATVYEDGTRVIVDYNSKTFVVEKGVGA; from the coding sequence ATGGTTGAGTTCATCAAGCGTACTTCCCTTCGAGTAAAGCTTGCAGCAATCGCAGTTTGCGCATTACTTATTATCATTTTGGTTGTTATCCTGCAAGGAGATGAGCTCTCGCCGGCACAGGCGCTTGCCTACACTGGGATTAAGGAGAGAGTAGTGAGCAAGGCTCCTCTCTATGAAGGCGAGGCTTGGAAACCGCAAGCGGGAGCTGATGGTTTCGCAGAAGCACTAGCAAGCGAGAACTTCGCGCTTTATATTCAGCCCGCAAGCACACAGATTGCTTTGGTTGATAAACGAACTGGCTACAGGTGGAGCAGCAATCCTTCAGAAGCTCAGCTAAGCAGCGAAACGGTTAAAGGTGTGCTGCTCGCCAACTTGAAATCGCCTTTTGTTCTCACTTATGTCAGGACACAAGGGAAGGATCAGACGATCAGGGAAGTGCTGAATGCGAATGATCCGAAAGTGCAAACAACGCTGATCAAAACGGCAGAGGGACTTCAGGTTTCCTATGTTTTCCCGGAAAAACAGCTGGGCTTTACGATCCAATACGAGCTTACTGCAAAGGGGCTTAAGGTACGGATTCCAACGGAGGGAATTAAGGAGGACGGAGAATATGCCGTCTTTACGGTAGACTTGCTTCCCTACTTTGGCGCGGCTTCCTCAGAGGAGGATGGATATATTTTTGTTCCAGATGGACCAGGCGGCTTGATCCGATTTGACAGCGAGCGGGCTGGCGTGTCTAGAGGTTATATCCATCAGGTATACGGCCTTGAACTAACCAATACCGGAAATTGGACGCGTTCAGGTGAGAGACGTGAGAATATTGCTTACCCGGTGTTCGGCATGAAACGAGGCAGCAATGCCTTTATGGCGGTGCTTACGGAGGGCGGTGATTCGGCGAATATTGCTGCGATGCCGCCAGGTCTTAAATCCAATATGTATAACGTATTTTCCAATCAGATTTACCGCGAGGAATATTTGTACAGAATGAGCCGGCTTGCCGCACCGCTTAAAGCGGTACAGAAACAGCGATTGGATACGGATAGAGAGGTTGAATATCGCTTTCTTAATGGAGATGACGCTGGTTATGTCGGAATGGCGAAGGCTTATCGAGATTATATGACGGAAACCGGTAAGCTGAACGAGCCGTTAAAGCCTGTTGAACACACCCCTCTGTATTTGAAAATTATGGGGGGCAACTATACGGAAGCCTTCAGCAAAATCAAATATATTACGGCAACGACCTTTCCGCAGGCAACGAATATCGTAAATGGGCTGCTGGAGAAGGGTGTCGCTAATCTGAAGGTCATTTATTACGGCTGGCAAAATCAAGGCGATTATGACCTTTATGACCGGTTTCCAATTGAGGAGTCGCTAGGCGGCGAGACGGCTGCCAAGGCTTTTGTCTCCAATATGACAAAGCATGGCATTGACGTCATGTTCGAGGATGATTTTGTCTGGATCGATTCGGACAATTCCGATTTATCTGGCAAAACGAACGGTATTCGCGGCATTGATGAAACGGTATTTGTTGATGAGGGATGGTTTATCAGCAAGCCGTCACGCACCGTTGCCATGGCCTATCAAACGATTGAGAAGCTGAAAGAGATTGGCATATCCGGCATTTTGTACAACTGGATGGGTGAAATGGTGTTCCATGACTATGATCCGTCAGGCATAGAAACTCGTTCGGACACGATTGCTGTATACGATGGCTTACTCGAATACACGCAGAAGACGCTTGGCACGGCTGGCGTATATCGCGGGAATGACTACGCAGTTGGTCAAAGCGATTTTATTGCTAATTTGCCGCATGAATCCAGCTATGATTTCATGGTCGACGAGACGGTTCCTTTTTATCCCATCGTGCTTCATGGTTATGTATCGTATTCGTTGGGAGATGGCAATCTTCGTAATGATGTAGAAACTGAGTTTTTAAAAGCCATTGAATACGGAGCTGTTCCTTCTTTCTTCCTCACACATGAGGATTCACGGAAGCTCAAGTACACGGCTGCGAGTTTCTTATTCAGCAGTCAATATGAGAAGTGGACAGACCGCATTTTAAAGGAATACGAGGCTTTCGATTCCCTAGCAGGTTTGTATTCCCAAACGATTAAAAATCACGAAAAGCTGTCTGAAAATCGGTTTGCTACCGTTTATGAGGACGGCACACGGGTAATCGTCGATTATAACAGCAAGACGTTCGTCGTAGAGAAGGGAGTGGGCGCCTAA
- a CDS encoding sugar ABC transporter permease: MQAKARVRAARLHLWKRYGMGLLFMLPWIIGFAMFVIIPISWSLFMSFNKVQVAVGGFKYEWVGLRNFRDAFLKDNIFPIELITYFQEMLLMVPIIVIFALLISLMLNQKFPGRFIFRALFFLPVIFATGQVLSELFLQGAGDIPFLEQYNLLPIVEEYVGKQFAETVMAVLGKAILILWYSGVQILIFIAGFQTISPTIYEAVRIDGASPWDSFWKITLPACVPFISLNVLYTIIDLFTFPLNPVLKHIKDNMFKVDTGYGYASALAWIYFGLIFALIALVLWLFNRSLKTRRVHS; encoded by the coding sequence ATGCAAGCAAAAGCTAGAGTCCGTGCAGCGCGCCTTCATCTCTGGAAGCGCTACGGAATGGGACTGCTGTTCATGCTGCCATGGATTATTGGGTTTGCGATGTTCGTCATTATCCCGATTAGCTGGTCGTTATTTATGTCCTTTAACAAGGTGCAAGTAGCGGTCGGAGGATTTAAATATGAATGGGTCGGATTGCGCAATTTTCGGGATGCTTTTTTGAAGGATAACATTTTCCCAATTGAACTTATCACTTATTTCCAAGAAATGCTGCTGATGGTTCCGATCATCGTTATTTTTGCCCTGCTGATCTCATTAATGCTGAATCAGAAATTTCCTGGACGATTTATTTTCCGTGCGCTGTTTTTTCTTCCAGTTATTTTTGCAACAGGGCAAGTGCTCTCAGAGCTGTTCTTGCAAGGAGCTGGAGATATTCCATTCCTGGAGCAATACAATTTGCTTCCGATAGTTGAGGAATATGTTGGCAAGCAATTTGCAGAGACAGTAATGGCTGTTTTGGGCAAAGCGATTCTAATTTTATGGTATTCCGGTGTACAGATACTTATCTTTATTGCGGGTTTCCAGACGATTTCACCAACGATTTATGAGGCTGTGCGGATCGATGGCGCCTCCCCTTGGGACAGCTTCTGGAAAATAACGCTGCCAGCCTGTGTGCCATTCATCAGCTTGAATGTGCTCTACACGATTATCGACCTGTTCACATTCCCGCTTAATCCTGTGCTGAAGCATATCAAAGACAACATGTTTAAGGTCGATACCGGTTACGGCTACGCCAGTGCGCTCGCTTGGATTTATTTTGGACTCATCTTCGCGCTGATCGCCCTCGTATTATGGCTGTTTAACCGGAGCCTCAAGACAAGGAGGGTACATTCATGA
- a CDS encoding carbohydrate ABC transporter permease, with amino-acid sequence MITAMKSEFEKVSRSVRGVLWGRKAQKTKMLVLGRSLSDGLLAKLIIYLLLSIVAYLYLQPILYMVSTMFKNMSDLLDPTVKWIPREITWENVTKALKGLQYPEALRNTALISVTCSLVQVIICAMTGYALARLELPFKGLFTALIILTFLIPPQVIIIPLYVIFSKLGLLNSIFVFLIPAIFGQGLKGALFILIFRQFFKAQPPSLEEAAKLDGASTARLFFGIMLPLARSACLVVFLFSFIWYWNMYYEPSMFLTKGFTPLSIRLDMLEDVLNPSLLGNTRTIVNPITESTKMAAAFLIILPPIIVFMFLQRWFVSGIERTGIVE; translated from the coding sequence ATGATTACTGCGATGAAGTCTGAGTTCGAGAAGGTTAGCCGCAGCGTAAGGGGAGTTCTTTGGGGCCGCAAAGCCCAGAAAACGAAAATGCTGGTGCTCGGACGAAGCTTGTCTGACGGATTGCTGGCGAAGCTCATCATTTATTTGCTGCTCTCGATTGTCGCTTATCTTTATTTACAGCCGATTCTTTATATGGTCAGCACGATGTTTAAGAACATGAGTGATCTCCTTGATCCGACGGTAAAGTGGATTCCGCGTGAGATTACCTGGGAAAATGTGACGAAAGCGCTGAAAGGTCTGCAATACCCAGAAGCGCTCAGAAACACTGCCCTTATATCGGTGACATGCTCGCTCGTACAGGTCATTATTTGTGCGATGACCGGCTACGCGCTTGCTAGGCTAGAGCTGCCATTCAAGGGACTTTTTACGGCGCTAATCATATTGACCTTCTTGATTCCGCCGCAGGTTATCATCATTCCGCTTTACGTTATATTCAGCAAGCTCGGCTTGTTGAATTCGATTTTTGTGTTTCTCATACCGGCTATATTCGGGCAAGGCCTTAAGGGAGCATTATTTATTCTCATTTTCCGGCAGTTTTTCAAAGCGCAGCCGCCAAGCTTGGAGGAGGCAGCGAAGCTGGACGGAGCTTCTACAGCGAGGCTGTTTTTCGGAATTATGCTGCCTCTTGCAAGGTCAGCGTGCTTAGTCGTGTTTCTCTTCTCATTTATTTGGTACTGGAACATGTATTATGAGCCATCGATGTTTCTTACCAAAGGTTTCACGCCGCTGTCGATTCGCCTAGATATGCTGGAGGATGTGCTGAATCCGTCCTTACTCGGTAATACGCGAACCATCGTTAATCCGATTACGGAGAGCACCAAAATGGCCGCAGCCTTCCTTATTATTTTACCGCCGATCATCGTGTTTATGTTCCTTCAGCGCTGGTTCGTTAGCGGTATTGAAAGAACGGGAATTGTTGAATAG
- a CDS encoding extracellular solute-binding protein, which yields MKNKSALTWMLCMVLLFSVVLSACSGNGEKNKTTNTPSNNTATDAPTDDAAKPATEEKHEPVTIKLISWSDSYTELYKMFNEKYPWITIEQVPVNGKPIMEIIATLEAAGTPADLTWIDSDLISFDQAGLVEDLTPYIEKDMTFQDVQLPQGFFDTMTYKDKKLAVPFVDVPMWILVNKDLLAKHGVEMPANDWTYDDFRDVAKKITDPEAGEYGLTTQPEFQMRVLSTKAIADGHAANIHYLNEDLTQSLLNTPDVMNDVRWLSDFVWKDGSMQSNAKAKEQGDVSREFINGKTGFAIGGDWVLPGLKKDAKFEWDVLPFPRGKVSQPGYSIYGPLSLLSGSKHKEEAFLWISFQFSKVAQKWKIDQGANASVIDPELTAYYDETPMWEGKNKEAVKIAKENAKIQPGVTVPAWSEYNWNNILNEIIFDGADINKLIPETEKWNKRTLEVRESLK from the coding sequence ATGAAAAACAAAAGCGCTTTGACATGGATGTTGTGTATGGTCTTGTTATTTTCAGTCGTTCTCTCGGCTTGCTCCGGCAATGGTGAAAAGAATAAAACGACTAACACTCCTTCTAATAATACAGCGACAGATGCACCTACCGATGATGCAGCCAAACCGGCTACAGAAGAGAAGCATGAACCTGTTACGATTAAACTCATTTCATGGTCCGATTCTTACACGGAATTATACAAAATGTTTAACGAAAAATATCCATGGATTACAATTGAACAGGTTCCTGTAAACGGCAAACCAATTATGGAGATCATCGCTACTTTGGAAGCGGCAGGAACACCAGCCGATTTAACTTGGATCGACAGTGATTTGATCTCGTTTGACCAAGCTGGCTTGGTTGAGGATTTGACTCCTTATATCGAGAAGGATATGACATTCCAAGATGTTCAGCTGCCTCAAGGATTTTTTGATACGATGACGTATAAAGACAAAAAATTGGCTGTGCCATTCGTTGACGTACCGATGTGGATACTCGTCAATAAAGATTTGCTTGCTAAGCATGGTGTTGAAATGCCAGCAAATGATTGGACTTACGATGATTTCCGCGATGTAGCCAAAAAAATTACCGATCCAGAAGCAGGGGAATATGGCTTAACGACACAGCCAGAATTTCAAATGCGTGTTCTTAGCACAAAAGCAATTGCTGACGGACATGCTGCAAACATTCATTACTTAAATGAAGATTTGACACAAAGCTTGCTCAATACGCCAGATGTAATGAACGATGTTAGATGGCTTTCAGATTTTGTGTGGAAAGACGGCTCCATGCAGAGCAATGCAAAGGCAAAGGAACAAGGCGATGTATCGAGAGAATTTATTAACGGTAAAACGGGCTTTGCGATCGGCGGAGACTGGGTACTTCCAGGCCTCAAAAAAGATGCAAAATTTGAATGGGATGTTTTGCCTTTCCCAAGAGGAAAAGTAAGCCAACCAGGTTATAGTATTTATGGTCCGCTTTCACTGCTCAGCGGTTCCAAGCATAAAGAAGAAGCTTTCCTATGGATTAGCTTCCAATTCTCCAAAGTAGCGCAAAAATGGAAGATTGACCAAGGTGCAAATGCTTCGGTTATCGATCCTGAATTGACCGCTTATTATGATGAAACGCCAATGTGGGAAGGCAAAAACAAGGAAGCTGTAAAAATTGCAAAAGAAAATGCAAAAATTCAGCCAGGTGTAACCGTTCCTGCTTGGTCTGAATACAACTGGAACAATATTTTGAATGAAATTATTTTTGATGGAGCAGATATTAATAAACTGATTCCAGAAACGGAAAAATGGAATAAACGGACACTAGAGGTTCGTGAATCGTTGAAATAA